The Brachyhypopomus gauderio isolate BG-103 chromosome 1, BGAUD_0.2, whole genome shotgun sequence genome includes the window CGTAGCCATGATGTTGTGattgctgcagaatgtggtTTGGCATTATCTTGTTGAATAATACAGGGTCTTCCCTGAAAGAGATGACGTCTAGATGGGAGCAGATGTTGTTCTAGAACCTGAACATAGTTCTCTGTATTAATGATGCCTTTCCAGACATGCAAGCTGCCCATGCCACAAGCACTCATACAACCCCCATACCATCAGTGACGCAGGCTTCTGAACGGAGCGTTGATAACAACTTGGGTtatccttgtcctctctggtccgAATGACATGGTGTCCCAGTGTTCCATAAAGAACTTCAAATCgtgactcatctgaccacagaacagtctTCCATTTTGCCACACTCCATTTTAAATGACCCCTGGCCCAGTGCAAACGTCTGAGCACGTTGAGCTTGCTTAGAAATTGCTTCCACTTTGCACTGTAGAGTTTCAGCTGGCAACGGCGGATGGCACGGTGGATTGTGTTCATTGACGATGCTTTCTGGAAGTATTCCTGAGCCCATTCTGTTATTTCCTTGACAGTGGCATTCCTGTTTGAGGCGCTCTGTTATATCCAATCATGTTGTCAATTGTCAAAGTGTTAATTGGTCTTCCAGCTCTTCATTATATGCTCAATTTCCTTTTCCCAGCCACTTATTCCTacttttttgggattttttGACACTGTGAAATTTTGAATCAACATATTTTCCCTTTAAAAACATTTACTCAGATTAAACTTTTTGGTCATCTGTGTTCTATTACGAATAAAATATTGACATTCgccatctccacatcattgcattcagtttttattcacaatttgtttagtgtatTTCACAACTGTTTTGGAATCCGGTTTTTAATAAACCGTAAATAAATCGTAATTGTTTTCATACCAACTAATTTTCCTTGGTGACTTCAGCCTTCCATCCGACAAACTTCATTCATCTTGCATTCTTCCAGTGCTGTCATCATTTGACCTCAACATCAACCTCTCCACTGTGACTCATAGAGCAGGCAACATTCTGGACCTGGTCTTTACACGAGTCACCAGAATATCACAGTCACCACTTCACCTCTCCATCACCTTCTatccttctctttcttctttccTGCCATTTCCACTCATACTTCATCCATACATTCTTCTTATTTTCATCCAAATCttcactccatcactctctcaacccttgctgctgctgttgtttTCCCTTCCTCACCAGAACTATCACTGGTCATATTTCCCATAATGTACACAAACACCAGTGCTCAATCAGAAGTCCTCCATTTCACTACATATAGCTAGCCATTGTCTTTATAAAACgttaaaacatatttttttacatgtcaTTGCATGTCGTTGTCTATGCGTTCTcatcagagaccgtatatatacagtcactggtaCTCATGATCAGCTGGCATATCAAGCTGTCATGTGGAAACAGGGCTCGTTGGGTGTGACATTCTGTGTGTTATCCACTGGACTGAATGTAGCCTTCATGATCACATCAATTCGTCTCCACACAATTCCTAACACCCTTTCTTGATTTTATTGCACAAGTCAACAGACAGCCTACTGCTCTTCTTCACACAGCTAAATATAAATCTGCATCATTAAAGATAAGTGTTGTGAGGCATGTCATTAATCATCCATCTGCTTCACATAGATTGCTATAATTTGTCTTATTATGCAAAAAACAAATCAATCAAAAAAAAACAGCAGTGCTACACCTGTCCATGTATAGCTTTAGCTTAACTGATAGAGAACTACAGAGAGAACTATCCaggccagagccggagtggctaatcgggagattcgggaggattcccgatgggccggctcatgtcaatctctagtttgggccgattgggagggaaaaataattttgggccgtatttgggcatgaaactcccgggctgaaatagtggcccactccggccctgatccAGGCCATGCCTGTAACACCAAGGTAAGGCAGGTTGATCATTAATATTCAATCTCAGTGGCAGCTCAAAGTGCTTCACAgacgaaaaagaaaagaaaaatattttctttaaatagaaaagaaatataTGAACAAAACTATTCATTTAAAGACAATAAATACATgcaatacatttatttaaaataaatacattaatacattaaataaatgcattattttattattaaagaAAAGTATTGCAAGATAGTGGAAGAGCACAACTTTAAATATgagagaaaataaataattttacctggatttcAACATTGCTACACTTGGGGCCCAAATAAGGTTGTTACTTCCCTCTATGTGTGGAATAAGAGTGAAACTGCTTGACCATGTTGGGTTTGAATTCTGGCCTCCCCAAGCTGACTGATGTCCATGGAACTCTATAAGAGATCGATTGGGTTGGTACTCTTTTAGCATATCAGACATGTATTTTCCATTCAGTTATTTATAGACTAgtgcttaatttttttttctacaaCTATTTAGAAGTTTCAATTCTATAACTATTTGGAAGCCAGAGATGTCAGAACTGGAGTTGTATGCACTGTTCTCACTGTCCTGGTTAAGACTcctgcagcagcattctgagaCGTTCTAGCTAGTGCCTCTCTGAAGGGTTCAATTAGGAGAGCATTACAGTAGTCAACACTGCTGGAGATAACAGCATGCATGGGTTCCTCTAGGTCTCATGGGACCCTGAGCCTGTGATGCTAGCTATATCTTACGAGTGGTAAAAAGTTATTTTAGTGACTGATTTGATATTACTTGTAAAGGTGAAGTTTGAGTGCATTAGAACCCCAAATTTTCTGACTAGGGCATTAGTTTTAGACCCCTAGATTCAAGATGTGATCTACAGATGCTCCAAATATCTGTTCCAAATATCATAAATTCTGTCTTTATGTACTGCAGCAGAATGGGTTTTAGTGTTTAatgcagtattatgtctaaggCCGCAACAGACCACAAGAGAACCTTGATGTTATTCTCTGCTGTTCTCACACTTCACTATAGGGTCTGTCCCAGACAGGCCCCGTACTGTAGAAGGTGCTGAGGGTGGAATGGGACATGTTTGCaaagtgagtgtgtttgtatgttgagGATCAAGGATAGAATCCAGGAACAGTTACAGTTGTGAAATTGCTGACATTGCTTACCCTGGGTCCAGAAGTAGatcatatatcttatatatttaGATTTATCAACATTAACACATGTTGAGGCCACCCACTAAGTCATCTGCAACCTATGATGATGTGATTTTAGCTGTCCATTGTACAATGTCCATGAGACAGCAATATTGATAGCAATACAGCCCTGCGGTAGTTCTGTGGTGATGCTGCTGGTCTTGACAGGCTGAGATCTTCTAGCGGTCCAGGATCCAGGTGCAGAGAATGGTGCTTATACTCAACTGTATCTGCTTTTCTGCAATGTCCTGTGGAACGACTGATGCTGAAATTGAATCTATGAACAATATCTTACACATAAACGAAGTCAACAACACTCGAACCCAAGCTCTTGATTTGTCTCTGTATCAGTTGTGGTTGAAATAACATGTCTTTCCACTTTTGCTTTTCAGACTGAGATATGTTTGTGATCTGTTCTATATAGCAAGTATTTAGggaaaatataacaaaaaatatttttaaagttaTAGGCCTATAtgcaaaacatgtaacatttatGTTACTTTTTAAAGCATCAATGTCACCTTCATAATCAACCTTTATTTAAACACTTCTTATTCTTAATTTTAAGAATTATATGtgcagagagcaagagaaacATGTCTGTCCAGTATTTCCTGTGATTTAAGCGCACTGATTTCAGATCAACAGATGAACATATATACGTGTAAACATCTGTGAACAGGCGAATATGGCCATTAATAGTGCTTTACTAAAATCTCACTGAaatacataaaacagatcagTACGAGGTCGTTTGGTTCACCAGTCTAATCTGATTTCAAAAGTAAATTCACATTCAGACAAAGCTGCTACACGTCACTTTTAGTTGTTTAACAAATATCTGCGTCTTGGGTTGAAAGACTAAAACAAAAGTTTAAAAAACTACACGTCAGACTGATTCATACGTGCAGGTACATATGAGATTTAAGGACAGTAAATGGATGTTAAATTCAGACCCCTGCTTTGAGTAAAGTGAGTTTACATCATCACAAGGTTCAGGCCTCCATCAGGACGCTGTTCAAATCACAGCCTTGTTAAACGACGGCACAGTCAACGTGGCTAGCCGGGGGGGGGCGTTTTTTTTAATAAAGCATAAACGCCATAAAACTGAGGTTGTATTTTTCATAATTTGGCGTGTTCTGATTTATATTAAGACTCCACGTTGTTTAATTCATCTGCTGTTTGTAATCGAGCGCTCAAACCGAGGTTTTGATTAAACCCGCACCCCCCCACTCTCGCCAGTGTGCTGCTCCGCGTGGTTAACGCGCTGTGCGCAGGCGCAGACGCTCTCGCGTTCTGGGAGGGTTTCTGCTGCTTCGGGACGGCCATTGTATTGCTTTGTTCGCTGCTCCAAAAGCCGTTTTTTATCTGAATTAATTTCGGTGAGTCTCGCACGTAAACAGACACCCCGACACAGGCGTCGAGCGATAGTGTGGCGCCTACTCCAGCTGTCGCTCGTCTGTGGGGTATTTTAACGGTTTTGTCGCGTGACTGTTAGCATGTGTGTTGCTATCGCGTTAGCTCGCCTCCATCACCCGCGCGCCCAGTGCGGGTGTTGTCATGGGAACGGTGGGAGTACCGGGCGCGCGAGCGAGTCGTGTCCGTGCGGTTCCGGTACCGGCCGTCGTCCCGTCCCGGTGGTGTGGGGCGAGGCGCCGGTGGCTGGGCCCGGCCGCCCGCGGCGTGTGGAGGGAGCGGGGCTGGTGTGTAGGCCGCGGCCCGCGCTGGGTCACCGGACACGGTTATACGGTACACACGCGGGATTACCGGCGGAACCGGGACCCAAACTGGGTCGGGACGGCGTGAACGTGTCCGGGGACCGCGAGCTGGGGCTGCCGCTCGTTACCTCGCCGTTAGCTGCTAACTGTAGGCCGCTACCGACTCACTTCCGGAAGTACGTCGACACGTGATCTGGATGGCAAAGTCCTAGAGGCCTAAGACTATAACACGGTCCTCGATGGAGGCCTAAGACTATAACACGGTCCTCGATGGAGGCCTAAGACTATAACACGGTCCTCGATGGAGGCCTAAGACTATAGCACGGTCCTCGATGGAGGCCTAAGACTATAGCACGGTCCTCGATGGAGGCCTAAGACTATAGCACGGTCCTCGATGGAGGCCTAAGACTATAGCACGGTCCTCGATGGAGGCCTAAGACTATAGCACGGTCCTCGATGGAGGCCTAAGACTATAGCACGGTCCTAGAAAAATACCACATAATGCTGTCTGGATGTCTACTTCTTTGGGTTAGCTTAATATTAGGAGTTATAGTTTTACGCCATTGTGCCTGGTACTGTACATTCTTACCCTTACATGTCCTACACAGATGGTGGTGTTCATGTTGTGTACCTGTGTTAACAGGTGTCTTTTATGAATAATCAAAAGCAGCAAAAGCCAACGCTAACCGGCCAGCGTTTTAAGACTCGGAAAAGAGGTGAGACCATATTTATGTGTGTTTCGATAACTGTTGGTGTAATGCTTCCAATATATTACTTAACTGGGGTTTTCCTTTCTCCTCCTGTCACCCCTATCAGATGAAAAGGAGAGATTTGACCCTTCTCAGTTTCAAGAAAGTATTGTGCAAGGCTTGAACCAAACTGGCACTGACTTGGAGGCGGTAGCGAAGTTCCTTGATGCCTCTGGTGCCAAGCTTGACTATCGCCGGTATGCAGAGACTCTGTTCGATATCCTGGTGGCTGGCGGAATGCTGGGTAAGAAACCACTTTTGCTTAAAGTGGTTAACATGTAGCACATTTTTCCTATTACAGCCATCTGCTGTGCATGCTTAAATGTGAGGGAATAATTCACAAAATGGCATCAACATTTTGAAAACGCTCAAATATTATACTCCATGCTTGTCATGTGTGACTTTAAAAGACTAATGCAGTGCTATGGTCCTTAAAAATACTTATGATGTGCTGAATTCATAGACAAACATCGGCGAGTAGTCTGGACAGCTTTTGTGTAATATGGCATGTGTTTTAGACCCAGGAATAAGGCACAGATGCTCAAGCACTAAGCCCTGGGTGCTGAAACATCTGTATTTCATCTTTGAGTAATATTTCGAGTGCTGTCCGATTGCTCTCACTCGTTGGGCTAGTTTCCAATGTTTGAGAACACTGGTTCTTCTACTAACGTGTAAGTGTTCACTTTTGATGTCAATGTAAGCAGAATCCCATACATGGCCTGGTTTCATCTTGTAATTGTATTAATTTACCGTGTTGTGAAATTGTGGTTGTAAGTTGGTCTGGCGCCACGTTGAAGTGTCTTCCTTTTTGTCGTGCGTCACACAGCCCCGGGTGGGACCCTATCCGATGACATGAGCCGTACTGAGTTCTGTCTCTTTACGGCCAAGGAAGACCTGGAGACAATGCAAGCTTATGCTCAGGTAAtaaccctctccaccccacctGGGCCTGTTTTATTGAAGGACGTCCTCTAAAAAAGTGCCTGGAGTCAAATGGGCTATTCTCAGATTCCGTCAAGGCCAAAGATCAGAGTTTGTTGTCTAGGTTGCTTTGGCTAGACACGTTGGGTAAACAGTGTTTTATGAAAGTGTCTGAGACTGAAATGGAGTTGTATTGAAATGACAGCATTTCTCTTCCCCTGCATTAAATGTGCCTGAACTTGTCTGGCTGTAGGTTTTTAACAAGCTGATCAGGCGGTACAAGTACCTGGAGAAAGGCTTTGAGGAGGAGATCAAGAAGGTGAGGTGCCCTGCTAGCAGAGTGGCTAACCTCAACTCTGCAGGCCTGGAGTGTCGGGCCCCCGCGTCTGGAATGAGGGGTCCTAATGCTCTTGTTTTACTGTCCTGCAGCTGCTGCTGTTTTTAAAAGGGTTCACTGAGTCGGAGCGCAACAAGCTGGCCATGCTGACGGGCATCCTGCTGGCCAACGGGAATATCTCCGCGTCCATCCTGAACAGCCTCTTCAACGAGAACCTGGTCAAAGAAGGTAAATCGCAGCATCCGACTGACCCGGGTATATACCTGGGTATAGCAGCCTCTTCAAGGGCACAGGGCCGCTCACTTCAGAACCCAGGCTGCGGTGCTAATGGCAATCACATGTTTGTTTTCCAGGTGTGTCTGCTGCCTTCGCTGTCAAACTGTTTAAATCCTGGATTAATGAGAAGGACATCAACTCTGTTGCTGGCAGTCTGCGCAAAGTTGGCATGGATAACAGGCTGATGGTAGCGTATCTGAGCCCTCATACCGTGTCACACTGATATAGCTGCTGGAAAATGCTGATGGCCTAAACAAGTTTGTCATTGTACTTGTTTGTCCAATGCTGACTGCGCCGGGTTGGGTTTAAAGTGGTACTGGTAGTTATGGGGTGTTGCTCAAGGTCTTAAACACGTAATGGTCCTTGCAGCTTGTGATCTTTGTGATCTTGTTATTTTCACATGTGATGTTGAGCGTGTTCGTGCACTCTGCACCATTCGTGAGCCGAGCCTAGCGTGTCGGAGCAGGAAAGGCCCTGGAGGCGTTCGGGTGAGCCCCAGCGAAGCGTGCCGCTAATCGCTAATTAGCGTTCGTTGACTTTGCAGGAGCTGTTTCCTGCCAACAAGCGGAGCTGTGAGCACTTCTCCAAATACTTCACGGACGCCGGGCTGAAGGAGTTGTCTGACTTCGCCCGCAACCAGCAGTCCATTGGGGCCCGTAAGGAACTGCAGAAAGAGCTACAGGAGCAAATGTCCCGTGGAGAAACCCTAAAAGATGTGAGTCCCTCTCCCCACCCCCCCTTAGACATGGACGTTCAAACTAAAGCTTTATCTCATTTCCTTTCTTTAGTTTTTTCTTAATCATGCACATTATGATGCACTGTTCAAGTATCGTGCTCAAGCACTTTCTCTCCTGCCATTTCTGGAGCTCCTTCGCAATGTTCCTCTGCGCCTGGTTTGACCCAGTCGTTTGATTGCTGTCCTCTGCGCCGCTGCAGATAATCGCATACGTGCGAGAggaaatgaaaaagaccaacaTGTCTGAGCAGACGGCCATTGGCATGGTGTGGACCAGTGTCATGAGCTCCGTGGAGTGGAACAAGAAAGAGGAGCTCGTCACCGAACAAGCCATCAAACACTTGAAGGTGCCGTCAACCTGTAACCACAGCAGTTAGCGTTCGCTTCTGGTAACCCAAGCAAAGGCTTATTTGCACCAAGCTATTGTCATGTTTGAGTGCCTTGGAACACGTTTTGTTAGCACTGTGTATTGGCCACGATTTAGCCGGGCGGTCGTAGCCTGGTTTAAGAGGGTGTTGAAGGAGATGAGGTGTTGGCTGGTCCCAGGTCAGGGACCACCGGCAAAGCGCCAGTGCGTCGCATTTTAAATGCTGATCCAACAATCTGATTTAATTCTGCTCACT containing:
- the bzw1a gene encoding eIF5-mimic protein 2-A produces the protein MNNQKQQKPTLTGQRFKTRKRDEKERFDPSQFQESIVQGLNQTGTDLEAVAKFLDASGAKLDYRRYAETLFDILVAGGMLAPGGTLSDDMSRTEFCLFTAKEDLETMQAYAQVFNKLIRRYKYLEKGFEEEIKKLLLFLKGFTESERNKLAMLTGILLANGNISASILNSLFNENLVKEGVSAAFAVKLFKSWINEKDINSVAGSLRKVGMDNRLMELFPANKRSCEHFSKYFTDAGLKELSDFARNQQSIGARKELQKELQEQMSRGETLKDIIAYVREEMKKTNMSEQTAIGMVWTSVMSSVEWNKKEELVTEQAIKHLKQYSPLLKAFTSQGLSELTLLLKIQEYCYDNIHFMKAFQKIVVLLYKADVLSEEAILKWYTEGHVAKGKSVFLEQMKKFVEWLKNAEEESESEEEEGD